In one Siniperca chuatsi isolate FFG_IHB_CAS linkage group LG14, ASM2008510v1, whole genome shotgun sequence genomic region, the following are encoded:
- the npm1a gene encoding nucleophosmin 1a, whose translation MNGLDEEPMAPQTFLYGCVLEAGKEVVFNPEDDDFEHQLDLRMACVDPTTKDELHMVEVEGQDTEGQKINAALVSLKPSTLPSVCLGGFTITPPAIFRLKAGSGPIHISGQHLVMMEGDQSFDEDDDEEEEEDVTTSKKRPASSPALKSQKKIKMDMEEEDDDDDDDDDDDDEDEDDEEDEDEESEEEESPVKAKPTPTKKAPAQNGKSPKPSTQATKQEKTPKGKGDKSPKTPPTPKGTLTLPEIKAKMMEAVKKGVTLPKLQPKFENFVKHGYRVSDTKVVAELWKWRQTVKDAK comes from the exons ATGAACGGGTTAGACGAGGAACCAATGGCACCACAGACCTTTCTTTACG GGTGCGTGCTGGAAGCTGGTAAGGAGGTAGTGTTCAATCCTGAGGACGATGACTTTGAGCATCAGCTAGATCTAAGGATG GCCTGTGTGGACCCCACCACGAAAGATGAACTTCACATGGTGGAGGTGGAAGGACAAGACACAGAGGGTCAGAAAATCAATGCAGCGCTGGTTTCACTTAAGCCCTCTACCCTGCCAAGT GTGTGTCTCGGTGGTTTCACAATCACACCACCAGCGATTTTCCGTCTGAAGGCAGGTTCTGGTCCAATCCATATCAGTGGACAACACCTTGTCA TGATGGAGGGTGATCAGTCttttgatgaagatgatgatgaagaagaggaggaagatgtcACAACATCAAAGAAAAGACCTGCTTCCTCCCCTGCCCTCAAGTCTCAG aaaaaaattaaaatggacatggaggaggaggatgacgacgacgatgatgatgatgatgatgacgacgaaGATGA ggacgatgaagaggatgaggacgaggagagtgaggaggaagagTCACCTGTTAAG GCCAAGCCAACACCAACCAAAAAAGCCCCTGCTCAGAATGGCAAGAGTCCTAAACCCAGCACTCAAGCCACAAAGCAG GAAAAGACTCCTAAAGGTAAGGGTGACAAGTCACCTAAAACCCCACCAACTCCCAAAGGAACTTTAACGCTTCCTGAGATTAAAGCCAAGATGATGGAGGCAGTGAAGAAG GGAGTAACATTACCTAAACTCCAGCCCAAGTTTGAGAACTTCGTGAAGCATGGTTATAGAGTCTCAGATACCAAG gTTGTTGCAGAGCTGTGGAAGTGGAGACAGACGGTGAAGGATGCTAAATAA
- the kcnip1b gene encoding Kv channel-interacting protein 1b isoform X2 — MGAVVGTLTMQTKQRRPSRDKTDDELEMTTVCHRPEGLEQLEAQTNFTKQELQILYRGFKNECPSGVVNEETFKHIYAQFFPHGDASMYAHYLFNAFDTTNNGSIKFKDFVMGLSILLRGTLREKLEWTFHLYDINRDGYINREEMTDIVRAIYDMMGKYTYPALKGDVPQQHVDAFFQKMDKNKDGVVTLEEFIIACQEDETMMRSMQLFENVI; from the exons ATAAAACAGATGATGAGCTCGAGATGACAACGGTGTGTCACAGGCCAGAGGGTCTTGAGCAACTGGAAGCCCAAACTAACTTCACCAAACAGGAGCTGCAGATCCTCTATCGTGGTTTCAAGAAT GAATGTCCAAGTGGTGTGGTAAATGAGGagacatttaaacacatttacgCACAGTTCTTCCCTCATGGAG atgCAAGCATGTACGCACATTATCTTTTCAATGCATTTGACACTACAAACAATGGATCCATTAAGTTTAAG GACTTTGTAATGGGCTTGTCTATACTGCTGCGAGGAACACTGAGAGAAAAGCTTGAGTGGACGTTTCACCTTTATGACATTAACAGAGATGGCTACATAAACAGAGAG gAAATGACTGATATTGTGAGGGCCATCTATGATATGATGGGCAAATACACCTACCCGGCCCTAAAGGGAGATGTCCCACAGCAGCATGTGGATGCCTTTTTTCAG aaaatggataaaaacaaagatggaGTGGTGACTTTAGAGGAGTTTATTATAGCCTGCCAGGAG GACGAAACCATGATGAGATCGATGCAGTTGTTTGAAAACGTGATTTAG